The following nucleotide sequence is from Candidatus Nezhaarchaeales archaeon.
GTTTCAGCGTCACCGTAGATTGAGGAGGAGGATGCATAAATTAGCTTTCTTACCGGCTTCCCCTTTAAATGCTCAAGTAGTCGTTGGGTGGCTAATACGTTGTCGGAGAGGTAAGCCTCAAAGCTTCTACCCCAGCTCGCCCTTACGCCTGGTTGCGCTGCCTCATGGAATACGTAATCAACGTTTGAAAGTATAGCTTCCAAATCTACCGAGAGTAAGTCCGCCTCAATAAGATTAAAATCCGGATTTTTAAGCAGACTCCTTACGTTAAGCTCCTTATAAAACCTTGGGTAATAATCTGAAAACTTATCTATGCCTAACACTTTGTACCCCAACTCTAGTAGGCGCTCGGCTAGGCGCGACCCTATAAACCCGGCCACGCCAGTAACTAAGCAGCGCATCTTCAAGCTTCATCCCTTTAACACTTCAGCTTCGCTTCCTTTGAAGCTAGGGCTCTTAAAACCTTAACGGTTTTAGAGGGGTGTTTGTAACAGTCCATCGGTTTTGTTAATGCTTTCTATCTTCGTAAGGTTTTTCTTCTAAGCATTTTCCGCTTTAATCCACGTATAGAGTCTCTAAGTTTATTATGATCTGCTTGGTTCAAGTCTTACTAGGTATTTTACCTTTGATTAAGCCGTACGATGATTACTGTTCTTTTAGTGAGCGTGGTTAGAGCGTTAATAGAGGTGATGGACTATTATAAGCACGTGGTAGAAACGTAAGGCTAATTAACGTGGGTTTCAGGCCTTATTTGAAGGCTTATGGATCCCTTAACGCTTTCAACTATAAGCTTAATCCTAGCCTTCGTAGTGTTAGCTGAGAACACCGTAGGCTTATGGAGGATCGCCCAAGGCATTAAATCAGTCCAGGATGGCGTTAAAGCCGTTCAAGATAGCGTTAAAGAAGTTCAAGCTAGCGTTAAAGCCGTTCAAGATAGCGTTAAAGAAGTTCAAGCTAGCGTTAAAGCCGTTCAAGATAGTGCTAAAGCTATTCAAGAAGGTGTTAAAGCGATCCAAGATGGACAGAGGTACATGGTTGAAGGTTTAAAAACCTTACAAGAAGGTCAAAAGGCGATAATGGAGGCTTTAGAAAGGATTGGGAAGGGGTAATGGACTGTTATAAACACCCTAGGCGTACCATAAGCTTTTTAAGTCCCTACGCCTTAGAGGCATTGAAGCCGGTTTCATGGAGGTATGGTTTTGATTTATACTTTAATAGCTGTTGTTGCAGCGGTAATCGCGTTGGTTTTCGCTGGGATGTCGGCTTTCCTAGTGGTTAAACGTCCATGTGGAACTGAACGTATGGTTGAGATATATAAAGCCATAAAGGAAGGCGCTAGGGCCTACTTAAATAGGCAGTATAAAACGCTGCTAACTCTAATGATCATTTTGGCGGTGGTCTTCGCCGTAACCGTTGACTACAACTACTTCGCATCTGGGCGTTCTGGGTATTCTTACTACTTTCCCTTCGTAGGCTTATCGTTCCTAGTGGGAGCAGTATTCTCAGCGTTAGCGGGCTATGTAGGGATGAAGGTCGCCGTGGAGGGGAACGTTAGGGCCGCTAACGATGCGCATCAGGGGCTTAAAGCCGCGCTTAGCACCTCCTTTAGGGGAGGGGTTGTCATGGGCCTATCGATGGTTGGCCTCGCCCTCCTAGGGGTTTCAATATTCTACCTATTCTGGAGGAACCCGTTACTATACGCAGGCTTCGGCTTCGGCGGGAGCTTAGTAGCCTTATTCGCTAGGATCGGCGGCGGGATCTACACTAAGTCGGCTGATGTTGGGGCCGATCTAGTGGGTAAGGTCGAGGCCGGCATCCCTGAGGATGACCCCAGAAACCCGGCGGTTATAGCTGATGCCGTGGGCGATAACGTGGGTGATGTAGCCGGTATGGCCGCCGACGTATTCGAAACGTATGCCGTAACCCTTATAGGCGCTTTACTATTAGGCTGGCCCCTTACACAAATAACTCGTAATGTAGCGTTCCTCGAGTATCCGCTTCTACTTGGAGCTATAGCCGTTTTTTCAACGATCATGGGGACCTTCACTGTTAGAACGGGCGAACGGGGCGATCCAACAACCGCTATACTTAAGGGGATAGCTGTTACCGCTGTTCTAGCTATAATAGGCTTTTACGCAGCCACTATGGCGCTTTTTAATTCACCCTCCCTCTTCTACGCGGCTATGATAGGCGTAGTCATAGTAGTCCTCTTAGCCCTTTTTACGAACTTTTACACGTCCTACAAGTATCAGCCTACGAGGTCCATAGCTGAAGCGGCTCAAGCCGGCCCAGCTATAAACCTAATCCGGGGCTTAGCTAACGGCCTTGAAAGCGTTATACTCCCAGTAGTAACAATAGCCTTAGGCGTTTTAGGTGCCTACATGCTGGCCGGAGGTATGTGGGGCGACGTCTTTGCGGGGATGTACGGGGTCGCCATAGCCGCGATGGCTATGCTTTCCATAGCGGGTATAATAGTATCGGTAGACGCCTACGGCCCCATAGTTGATAACGCTGGAGGCATAGCGGAAATGGCCGGCTTAGATCCAAAGGTGAGGGAGATTACCGATGCCCTCGACGCCGTTGGAAATACTACTAAGGCGTTAACCAAGGTATTCGCGATAGGTTCAGCGGGGTTAGCGGCTTTATCACTCCTCTTAGCCTACATAGAGGAGGTTGCTGAGGTTAAGTATCCAACCCTACCTTTAGACGTAAGGCTTATGAAGATAGGTGAAACGTTAACGCTGATTAAGCCGCAAGTAATCCTAGGCTTAGTTATAGGCGGCGGTTTAACCTTCGTATTCGCGGCCCTCTGTATGAAGGCGGTCGGGGTCGGAGCCTTTAAAATGGTTAGCGAGGTTCGAAGGCAGTTTAAGGAGATACCGGGCATTATGGAGGGTAAGGCTAAACCCGATTACGCGAAGTGTGTAGATATAAGCGTACGCGCCGCCCTACGTGGGATGGTTGCTCCAGGCGCTTTAGTTATTCTAAGCCCGTTAGTGATAGGCTTCCTATTCGGCTCCGAAGCCTTAGCTGGACTATTGATTGGCACTATAGTTTCAGGCCTCGCCCTAGCCTTAATGATGGCTAGCGGAGGGGCGGCTTGGGATAATGCTAAGAAGTATATTGAGACTGGCGCTTTTGGAGGTAAACGGTCGCCGGCTCACGCCGCCGCCGTTGTAGGTGATACTGTTGGCGATCCCTGTAAGGATACCGCTGGTCCAGCCATAAACCCGATGATAAAGGCCGTAAACATGATATCGATAATATTCGCGGGGCTAATAGTAGCGTTAACGTTAATATAACCCGCCCTTCCCTACCTTCTTTAGGTAGGAGGTTTTCTAGGTTTTAGAAAAGGCTTTTGGAGCGTGTCGAACGATAGCTATTAGCCATTGGTTTGACGAGTTTATGGAGCGCGTCCTAAGTAGGGGGTTAAAGCATACTGTTGAAAGCGGTACCTCTATATCTGGTCCAGCCCATATAGGGAACGCTTGCGATGTACTTTACGCTGAAGCAGTATGTCGAGAGGTAAGGCTGAGGGGTGGTGAAGCGATATCCATCTGGGTTGCCGATGACCTTGACCCTCTAGATTCAATCCCGTACCCTTTACCGGAGGATGAGTTAAAGAAGTATTTAGGTAAGCCCTACATTAACATCCCGGACCCCTACCGCTGCTGTCAAAGCTGGGCTCAACACTTCACCTTGGAGTTCGTAAACTCCTTAGAGCGTATGGGCCTAGAACCCATAGTTAAATCAGGCTACTCTATGTATAGGGACGGTACATACCTACCCTACATACGCTTATCGCTTAGGGAGGCCGATAAGATTAAGGAGTTACTTCGAAGGATTAGCGGTATGCATAAACCTCGAGCTTGGCTACCCTATATGCCTATTTGCGCTAACTGCGGTAATATAGCGACTACGTTAGCTTACGGCTATGAGGGTGATAAGGTTCTTTATGGCTGCGAGCTCGACGTAGGTTACGCTAAGGGTTGCGGCTATAGGGGTGAGGTTGACGTTAAGCTGGGTCAAGGTAAGCTCCAATGGAGGGTTGAATGGGCAGCCCGCTGGTCAGCCTTCGGGGTAACCGTGGAGCCGTTCGGGAAGGAGCACGCCGCCGCTGGAGGATCCTACGATACTAGTAGCGTAATTGTCAGGGAGGTGTTTAAAGGGGAGCCGCCCATCCCGCTTATCTACGAGCACGTAATGATTAATGGAAGGAAGATGTCTAAATCTAAGGGTAATATACTTACGCCGCGCCAATGGTTTGAAGTAGCGCCACCGGAAACCCTTAGGTTCTTCTTCTTCCGCGTTTATCCAGCTAAGCATAAGGATCTAAGGATGAACGAGGTTCCAAGGCTTGTTGAAGAGTTTGAAAGGGCTGAGAGAATATACTATGGGGTTGATGAGCTGGTCGATGAAAAGGTGAATGTACATTTAAAGAGGAGCTACGAGCTATCAATAATAGGTAAGCCGGCTCCAACTCTACCCATACGCCTACCCTACGATCTCGCGGTTACGCTTATACAGGTATATCGTGATATAACGCTTGA
It contains:
- the lysS gene encoding lysine--tRNA ligase produces the protein MSHWFDEFMERVLSRGLKHTVESGTSISGPAHIGNACDVLYAEAVCREVRLRGGEAISIWVADDLDPLDSIPYPLPEDELKKYLGKPYINIPDPYRCCQSWAQHFTLEFVNSLERMGLEPIVKSGYSMYRDGTYLPYIRLSLREADKIKELLRRISGMHKPRAWLPYMPICANCGNIATTLAYGYEGDKVLYGCELDVGYAKGCGYRGEVDVKLGQGKLQWRVEWAARWSAFGVTVEPFGKEHAAAGGSYDTSSVIVREVFKGEPPIPLIYEHVMINGRKMSKSKGNILTPRQWFEVAPPETLRFFFFRVYPAKHKDLRMNEVPRLVEEFERAERIYYGVDELVDEKVNVHLKRSYELSIIGKPAPTLPIRLPYDLAVTLIQVYRDITLEKVIDVLKRTGRLYRDLTADEVEALKLRLRQAEAWLKKYAPETVKFKLLDDVSRVKNLLTDKQKEALMKVASILKGGDWLPRELNTKFFEVSRSLGLPPPSFFEAAYLTLIGATSGPWLANFVLALGKDFVAKRFEEAAS
- a CDS encoding sodium-translocating pyrophosphatase encodes the protein MIYTLIAVVAAVIALVFAGMSAFLVVKRPCGTERMVEIYKAIKEGARAYLNRQYKTLLTLMIILAVVFAVTVDYNYFASGRSGYSYYFPFVGLSFLVGAVFSALAGYVGMKVAVEGNVRAANDAHQGLKAALSTSFRGGVVMGLSMVGLALLGVSIFYLFWRNPLLYAGFGFGGSLVALFARIGGGIYTKSADVGADLVGKVEAGIPEDDPRNPAVIADAVGDNVGDVAGMAADVFETYAVTLIGALLLGWPLTQITRNVAFLEYPLLLGAIAVFSTIMGTFTVRTGERGDPTTAILKGIAVTAVLAIIGFYAATMALFNSPSLFYAAMIGVVIVVLLALFTNFYTSYKYQPTRSIAEAAQAGPAINLIRGLANGLESVILPVVTIALGVLGAYMLAGGMWGDVFAGMYGVAIAAMAMLSIAGIIVSVDAYGPIVDNAGGIAEMAGLDPKVREITDALDAVGNTTKALTKVFAIGSAGLAALSLLLAYIEEVAEVKYPTLPLDVRLMKIGETLTLIKPQVILGLVIGGGLTFVFAALCMKAVGVGAFKMVSEVRRQFKEIPGIMEGKAKPDYAKCVDISVRAALRGMVAPGALVILSPLVIGFLFGSEALAGLLIGTIVSGLALALMMASGGAAWDNAKKYIETGAFGGKRSPAHAAAVVGDTVGDPCKDTAGPAINPMIKAVNMISIIFAGLIVALTLI